Within the Glycine soja cultivar W05 chromosome 3, ASM419377v2, whole genome shotgun sequence genome, the region TCACTTAAAATATTGAATCATGTTGAAACAGATGTTCAAAAGTTACAtaattccttcttttttttttattatagatgTGGCATCATCTAAAATATTagtcaatttattatttttcatcaaatttGAATAGTCATATAGCCAGCTTGGCATAGATTTGCATCATACAGAAATCATTCTGCTAAAAAATATGGATACCAGTGTTCTGTTTTCactatttttctgttttggtttagttTTTCAATACAATTGATCCTACTGAAAGTGATACACTAAATAACTTACAAAAAATGACTTCTGTCATCAATTGGGTCTAAATAGGTCCACTTCGATTCAAGATTGAGGAGTATGATGGGAGTGTGCCAAATTTGATCTTGAGGCCACAGTCCTGGACAAAGGTATAGATTTCAGAATGCATACTCAAGAGTTTGACATTGatttattgataataataaaactaataataaatggttctaaaaataataattactgttaataattttatattaagtatGTGGTTATAATGTGTGTCAGGATAactatattgaaaataatactTGTTCTTGTTACAtgattctttttaatattttgttattggaGGGTGATGTGGTGCTACAAATGTTAATGCTTATTTTTGTCAGGTTTGCAACATTATTTTTGTAGATTTGCCTTTTGGAACTGGCTTCTCGTATGCAAAAAATCTCACTGCTCAACGGAGTGACTGGAAATTAGTTCACCATACCCATCAATTTCTTAGGAAGGTACAGTCACTATGTGTGTGATCAATCGATCATGTCCCTGTCATCATATTTCGTGCAAActgcaaatttttttttcattgtagtTTACTTTAGGAGAATCGATCTCCTAACCATTCTGAAAACaaactattataattttgatcattttattattaagctACAATCTTTATCTTGTAATCTATGTAGTGGCTGATTGATCACCCAGAATTTCtttcaaatgaattttatatGGGAGCTGATTCTTATTCTGGCATACCTGCCCCTGCTATTGTTCAAGAGATTTCAAATGGTAAGAAATTTTAAAGGGTTAATTTGTAAGATGAATCAGCTATTCAACTAATAGTTATTGTCTTTacaatttaatgaatttataatgACAACTTACAAGTAGACTGTGCACTTGTGTTTCCTTgttctattaattttatagatAATGAATGGTTTCTATCTAGACTATGTTTGGCAAGGCATTTCAGCTAGCTTCTAGCTTTTTTTACTAGCTGAGAAGCTCATGTGGTTGTTTGGTAAGCATGCTTTTTTTAGTAGCTTCTAACGTTTTTTGAAACGCTACTTGAAGTAGCGTTTTTTGCAATTATTAAATTTGAACTTAGTCATCAATTATATCtgaaaatttgatttcttttaacATCTTCCAAATATATAACCGTAAATATCattgaatataattttcaaaattaaagacAGATTTTTTACAGGATTTCTTTTTAGACGCATATAAACTGCAGCATTTTACATATAACTAACATATAGAAAGCTTGAACATACAGATATTTATGATAAAGCTTACTGTTATTCTTCAATTTCCTTAATTCACAGGAAATGAAAAAGGTCTCCAACCACGGATAAATCTCCAGGTTCGCAATAAATTTCTCTGTCTATGCTTTTACtacagacaattttttttttctctagaaAGTGGGTTTTGACAATAGATTCAACCAAGCTTTTTGCCTTTTCAGAGTTGTAATGTTATCAATTCCTTTTATGGACTCTGAAGCCTAAATTGATCTTAAGATATTTTCAGGGATATCTGCTAGGGAACCCCATAACAACAAGAAATGAAGGAAATGATCAAATCCCATTTGCTCATGGAATGGGACTTATTTCTGATGAACTATATGCGGTaatagaagtattttttttcctgtttatTTTTAAGAAGTGTTAAAAGAAATGCCAATAATTCTTAGACATCTACCATTTATGAACAGTCACTTCAGAGAAATTGTAAAGGAGAGTATGAAAATAGAGATTCCAGAAATGTGTTGTGTTTAAGAGATCTCAAACACTATGATGAGGCAAGTAATGACCATCacatttttattatgataatcCCTTCTACCCTTTCTAACCAGATATGTTGAGTTTATtcatcataataataaatattatttcttatcTTCAGTGCCTTTCAGGAATCAATACTTTCTATATTTTGGATCGCTATTGTAAATCTGATTCGCCTAAAAAACATGAAGCTCAGTGGAGGAGATCTCTGACTCAGAAGTTTGAGGCCTCTCTTAATTCTCATCTCAGAGTGCCAGACATAAGATGCCAAGTAATTCTTGCCTCCTTGCATAGACTCTTACATATTTTGTCCATCAAGGTTCAAAATATGATTACGTTATTTTACATTGTAGATTTTTGGGTTTTTCCTTGCCACTCAATGGGCCAATGACGAAAGTGTTCGCAAGTCACTGCATATTCGAGAGGTTTGATATAATACATAGTTCATTTTGTTTAGTAAATTGGTAGTGCTGCATCACAGTTGTAAACAAATTCCTTAGTCTATGTTCAGTTTGGAATGAGTTTAAATTTGAGTCATTGACCAAAGAAAGCCTTAGCACTTCATGGATGTCATACATACCGATCTACTTAGCTTAATGTACTTCAGGGAACTATAGGCAAATGGGAACGTTGTTACACTACAGATTTTGAGGAACAGATCTTCAGTAGCTTTGAGTTTCATGTAAATCTCAGTGGAAAAGGATATCGTTCTTTAATATACAGGTGAAGATTTTCAAATCTAACATTGTGTTTTTCTGAAAACTGTTGTTTCCATGTGTTCAGTGTTTTTCTGATTTCTAATGCCAATGGTGTTTTGTTGACAGTGGAGATCATGATGCAGTTGTTCCTTTCATGTCAACCCAAGCATGGATTAGGGCTCTAAACTACTCCATTGTGGAAGATTGGAGGCCATGGCTTCTAGAAGACCAAGTTGCAGGGTCAGAATGACACTTTAATTAGCCTTGATATGAAAAATCTTTACTTATTTTACATGCAAAACCTAATAGCAGATCATGCATCAGAACCAGACCATTACTCATACACTTGTATGTGTTTGTC harbors:
- the LOC114406204 gene encoding serine carboxypeptidase-like 11 isoform X2, encoding MFCNFHIILLIALALLVQISSQLGSKVEVLPGFEGPLPFELETGYVGLGEKDDDMQVFYYFVKSENDPQKDPLMLWLTGGPGCSSFSGLAFQIGPLRFKIEEYDGSVPNLILRPQSWTKVCNIIFVDLPFGTGFSYAKNLTAQRSDWKLVHHTHQFLRKWLIDHPEFLSNEFYMGADSYSGIPAPAIVQEISNGNEKGLQPRINLQGYLLGNPITTRNEGNDQIPFAHGMGLISDELYASLQRNCKGEYENRDSRNVLCLRDLKHYDECLSGINTFYILDRYCKSDSPKKHEAQWRRSLTQKFEASLNSHLRVPDIRCQIFGFFLATQWANDESVRKSLHIREGTIGKWERCYTTDFEEQIFSSFEFHVNLSGKGYRSLIYSGDHDAVVPFMSTQAWIRALNYSIVEDWRPWLLEDQVAGYTRTYSNQMTFATVKGSGHTAPEYKPEEGFAMFSRWIANMPL
- the LOC114406204 gene encoding serine carboxypeptidase-like 11 isoform X1 — its product is MFCNFHIILLIALALLVQISSQLGSKVEVLPGFEGPLPFELETGYVGLGEKDDDMQVFYYFVKSENDPQKDPLMLWLTGGPGCSSFSGLAFQIGPLRFKIEEYDGSVPNLILRPQSWTKVCNIIFVDLPFGTGFSYAKNLTAQRSDWKLVHHTHQFLRKWLIDHPEFLSNEFYMGADSYSGIPAPAIVQEISNGNEKGLQPRINLQGYLLGNPITTRNEGNDQIPFAHGMGLISDELYASLQRNCKGEYENRDSRNVLCLRDLKHYDECLSGINTFYILDRYCKSDSPKKHEAQWRRSLTQKFEASLNSHLRVPDIRCQIFGFFLATQWANDESVRKSLHIRELNVLQGTIGKWERCYTTDFEEQIFSSFEFHVNLSGKGYRSLIYSGDHDAVVPFMSTQAWIRALNYSIVEDWRPWLLEDQVAGYTRTYSNQMTFATVKGSGHTAPEYKPEEGFAMFSRWIANMPL